In Myxococcaceae bacterium JPH2, the DNA window GGGGCTACGACGAGCACGAAGGTCTACGGTGCTTCGTCCCTGCAGGTCACCTCTGCCGCAGATAGCGCCCTTGCCCTGGGAGCGAATGGCCAGTCGTTCTCGACAGGTGCCTACTCGGCTGTGAGCTTCGCCATCCACCCCGGGACAGCAAGCCTCGCGGCGATCAAGAGCCTCAAGCTCATCGTGAGCCAAGAGGGGGGCGATGGAAACGCGGGCGTCGCGATCGGCACCTACGCCAGCCCGAGCTTTGACTCCTTGGGGGCGGATGAGTGGACGCGTGTCACCATCCCGATGAGCGCGCTCAAGGGTTCGCTGACCACGTTCAACAAGCTCACCCTCATGGCCGTGACGGCGGTCAGCTACGGCATCGATGGCATCGCCATCGAGATTCCGCGACTGCCCGCGCTCGACCCGTCGTCGATGACGGTCCTGTATGACGATGCGGTCGCGTCCGGTTGGAGCACTGCCTACAGCTGGGGTGGGACCACGCTGGTCTCCGATACGGCGAGCCGAGCCTACGGGACGGCGTCCATGAAGGTGACGGCGCCAGCCAACAGCGCCCTGGCCTTGGGTGGGTTCGGCTCTAGCGTTCCGACTGCCAACACCGCCGCCGTGAGCTTCGCCATCAATCCGAGCGCGTCAAACCTCGCCGCCATCCAGGCCCTCAAGGTCATCGTGAGCCAAGAGGGGAGCGACGGGAACGCGGGTGTCGCCATTGGCGCTTACGCGAATCCGAGCTTCGGTTCGCTGTCGCCCGGGCAATGGACGCGCATCAGAATCCCGATGAGCGCGCTCAAGGGGGCGCTGACGACGTTCAACAAGATTTCGGTTCAGAGCGCCTCCGCGGTGGTCTACGGGGTCGATGGGATCGCGGTAGAGAATGGGACCATCCCTCCGCCGAGTGGTGCGGGAAAGATCTATCCCACAGGCGTGGCCTATCGCGGCATCAACCGCGCCGGGATGGAGTACGGCAGCGACTGGGGTGGGTGGACAGGCCAGACCTACTACGAGGTTCCGTCGTCGACGCAGATCGCCGCGGAGCTTGCGTATTACAAGGGCAAGGGCTTCAACCTGATTCGTTTGCCAATCGCGTGGGAGCGCATCCAGCACACCCTCAATGGTCCGCTGGATACGGCCTACTCGAACGGCATGATGAACTACATCAACCTGGCGACGGCTCAGGGGTTCTCCATCGTGTTGGATCTGCATAACTACAATCGTTATGCGACGGGCGCGTTTGACGGCGCTGGGAACCAGACCGGGAACTACGTCCAGCACGTCATTGGAGACGGTACGCTGACCGCGAACCATCTCGCCGATGTCTGGACGAAGCTCGCGAATCTGGTGAAGACGAATCCCAAGGTCATCCTGAACCTCATGAATGAGCCGCATGATCTCCCGATGACCTCGACGACGTGGTTCTCTGGAATCCAGACGGTCATGAATGCCGTGCGCGCGACTGGGTCGACACAGTTGATTCTGGTTCCCAACTCGCGTGCGTCGGACGTGGGGCACTGGAGCACCTGGGCTCCGGGCGGAGGTCCGGTCGACTCGGTCGCGGCCCTCGCCATCACGGACAGCGCCAACAACTACGCCTTCGACATGCACTCGTATTATCCAGAAGGCTATGGCAGCAACGATGAGTCCTCGTACGGAGCCCAGCTCACGGTGGTGACCAACTGGGCAAGAGCCAACGGCAAGAAGTTGTTCTTGTCCGAGATGGGGATCCAGAACCAGGCGTCTTTCGCGCAGAGCCAGATCACGAACGCACTCACGTTCATGAACAACAACCGTGACGTGTGGATCGGCTGGTCTCCGTGGGACCTGACCAATTGGCAGCTCACCACCAACAACCACACGGCGGACTACACGTCCAACGGCATCACCCCCGTCAACTGGTACGCCGCGTACTTGACCGCGAACTTCCTCGCGTTGTGAGCGCGTGACATCGAGACGGTGGGGCCTGCGAAAGGCCTCGCCGTCTCGATGTCGCGCTCGAACACCGTCGGGCTGTCGCTGGCCATCACGCATCGCGGGCACCTCGTGTTTGCCAAGGGGTATGGATTGGCCGCGCGCACCAGCAAGACGCCCGTCAACACCTCCCACCGCTTTCGTCTCGCCAGCGTGTCCAAGTCGCTGACTTCCATCGGCGTCATACAGTTGATTGCGAGCGGCCGTATTCAGCTGACGGACCGAGTCTTCGGCCAGGGCGGATTGCTGGGGGAGACTTTCGGCGCGCAGAGCACCTCCAAGGACAGCCGTGTCCTGGACATCACCATCCAGAATCTGCTCGAGCACACCGCGGGCGGCTGGGACAACGACAGCTCCGACGGCACGGGCGAGCCGATGTCCGTGAATGCGCAACTGACGCACGGGCAGCTGATCCAACGGGTGTCGCAGCATCTGCCGCTAGAGTTCGCACCTGGGACGACGTTCCAGTATTCAAACTTTGGCTACAGCGTGCTCGGTCGCATCATCGAGCGGGTCACGGGGATGACCTATGAAGACTCCATGCGCGACCACGTATTCGCTCCCAGCGAAGCCACCAGCTTCGCGGTGGGGGAGATACCCCGAGTGCGCGTCTGCCAAACGAGGTCGCCTACTACCAGCTTGGAGCGGGAGCCCACAATCCATACAACATTCCACTGTATCGCATTGATTCGCATGGCGGCTGGGGCGCCACCCCCATTGATTTGCTCCGCGTCGCCGTGCGAGCGGATGGGTTCTCCACCGTCCCGGACCTGCTGAGCGCAAGCTCCCTCGCCACGATGACCACCCGCACGACGGCGCTCGACGCTTCGGGCAATCCGGTCATGTATGCCAAGGGCTGGGTGGTGACCGATTCCCACGCTTGGTGGCACAACGGCTACGTCCAGGGCACGCATGCCCTGTTGATGCGGACGCATGACAGCGATGGGTCCAGTCGCTCCAAGGAATTCATCTGGTCTGCCGTGATCAACTCCAACAACAGTCCCCATTCGAATATGCCCAACATCGACTTGGACCGACTCATGTGGACCCTGGTGAACGGCATCAGCGCCTGGCCTGAGCACGACCTGTTCTAACGGTATCGCGCCGGATCGTCGTTTCGCCTGTAGGGCGTCTCCGCGCGGGGCCCTTCTCCTAGCTTATTGTCGCGGAGGTATTCCTCTATGACTCCGCGCCGATGTTCCCGCTGGCGGATGGCTCACCCGGACGGCACTCGATGGCTCGCCTGTGGCGCTGGACCTTCGACCTGGACGGGCCCTCGGATATCATCCAGGAAGTGCGGGTCGACCATCTCGACGGCGAGTTCCCGCGCATCAACGAGCGGTGCACCGGCCCTCCCCATCGTCATGGATGGTACGACGCCGACACCGCCGAGGCCGTCGGCGAGCCTCTGCGGCTCAACGCCATCGTCCACCGGGATGGCAGGACGGGCCACCGCTCCCTCTTCGAACTGCCGAGAGGGGACCTCACCTTTGAGCCCGTCTTCCTGCCCCGCTCACCCACGGCCCCCGAGGGCGACGGCTGGCTGACGGCGGTGGTCTGGCGGGCGAGTGAGAACCACAGTGACCTCCTGGTGTTCGACGCCCAGGATGTGGCCCAAGGGCTCATCGCGGCGGCCGCCGTGCCTCGGCGTGTGCCGGCCTCCATCGAAGCCGGGTTCCTGACT includes these proteins:
- a CDS encoding glycoside hydrolase family 5 protein produces the protein MGAACGPPSSEEEGLPSTSVPMDASAPGTVMMSLLPALDTAYQTVLYDDAVASGWSTDYSWGSISQGATTSTKVYGASSLQVTSAADSALALGANGQSFSTGAYSAVSFAIHPGTASLAAIKSLKLIVSQEGGDGNAGVAIGTYASPSFDSLGADEWTRVTIPMSALKGSLTTFNKLTLMAVTAVSYGIDGIAIEIPRLPALDPSSMTVLYDDAVASGWSTAYSWGGTTLVSDTASRAYGTASMKVTAPANSALALGGFGSSVPTANTAAVSFAINPSASNLAAIQALKVIVSQEGSDGNAGVAIGAYANPSFGSLSPGQWTRIRIPMSALKGALTTFNKISVQSASAVVYGVDGIAVENGTIPPPSGAGKIYPTGVAYRGINRAGMEYGSDWGGWTGQTYYEVPSSTQIAAELAYYKGKGFNLIRLPIAWERIQHTLNGPLDTAYSNGMMNYINLATAQGFSIVLDLHNYNRYATGAFDGAGNQTGNYVQHVIGDGTLTANHLADVWTKLANLVKTNPKVILNLMNEPHDLPMTSTTWFSGIQTVMNAVRATGSTQLILVPNSRASDVGHWSTWAPGGGPVDSVAALAITDSANNYAFDMHSYYPEGYGSNDESSYGAQLTVVTNWARANGKKLFLSEMGIQNQASFAQSQITNALTFMNNNRDVWIGWSPWDLTNWQLTTNNHTADYTSNGITPVNWYAAYLTANFLAL
- a CDS encoding carotenoid oxygenase family protein produces the protein MARLWRWTFDLDGPSDIIQEVRVDHLDGEFPRINERCTGPPHRHGWYDADTAEAVGEPLRLNAIVHRDGRTGHRSLFELPRGDLTFEPVFLPRSPTAPEGDGWLTAVVWRASENHSDLLVFDAQDVAQGLIAAAAVPRRVPASIEAGFLTDAHLTVIRVGLERGRRPPGPA